A part of Haladaptatus caseinilyticus genomic DNA contains:
- a CDS encoding APC family permease has translation MNERGDVSIEQTGLRTPEIGSKGLKGGALGFLSNVVIGVASTAPGYSLAATLGFVAAVVGVQSPAILWLAFLPMLFIAASYYYMNKADPDCGTTFTWVTKAMGPRLGWLGGWAIVVADVIVMANLAQIAGLYTFLLLGWQSAANSVFAVTLVGVIWIAVLTTICVIGIELSARTQFLLLGMEIVTLAVFAVVALFEVYTGFGGSGAITPSLSWINPFAIQDWSALNSGLILAIFIYWGWDTTVTVNEESENSDRTPGVAALVSTVVLLAIYVVVAIAAQAYGGVPFLIANQEDVLSSLGTQVLGSPFDKILILSVLTSAAASTQTTILPTARTTLSMARYEAIPDGFGKVHPRFLTPHVSTIWMGVLSIVWYVGLTLISQNILFDSLSALGLMIAFYYGLTGFACAIYYRNELTKSVKNFVLVGVTPVVGGLILTWALIQQVITLSNPAEAYTGSLFGIGAPLVIAIASLLLGILLMLWMQYVSPAFFRRHTQTSEPDILSKATHHRNR, from the coding sequence ATGAACGAACGAGGTGATGTTTCCATCGAACAGACCGGGCTTCGGACACCGGAAATCGGAAGCAAGGGTCTCAAGGGAGGAGCATTGGGGTTCCTTTCCAACGTAGTAATCGGAGTTGCATCGACTGCACCGGGGTACAGTCTTGCAGCGACACTGGGTTTCGTCGCCGCGGTCGTCGGCGTGCAGTCGCCCGCGATTCTCTGGCTTGCGTTTCTTCCGATGTTATTTATCGCGGCGTCCTACTACTACATGAACAAAGCTGACCCTGACTGTGGGACGACGTTTACGTGGGTTACGAAAGCGATGGGACCGCGACTCGGTTGGCTCGGTGGGTGGGCCATCGTTGTCGCCGACGTTATCGTGATGGCGAATCTGGCACAGATCGCAGGACTCTATACCTTCCTGCTTCTCGGGTGGCAGAGTGCGGCGAATTCGGTATTCGCAGTGACGCTCGTCGGAGTTATCTGGATCGCAGTTCTCACCACCATCTGCGTCATCGGAATCGAACTCTCAGCGCGGACGCAGTTCCTCCTGCTAGGTATGGAGATCGTCACGCTTGCCGTGTTCGCAGTCGTCGCACTTTTCGAGGTGTATACCGGTTTTGGTGGCTCTGGTGCAATCACGCCGTCGTTATCGTGGATCAATCCGTTCGCTATCCAGGATTGGAGCGCGCTGAACTCAGGATTGATCCTCGCTATTTTCATTTACTGGGGCTGGGACACCACCGTCACGGTCAACGAAGAGAGCGAGAACAGCGACCGAACGCCGGGAGTGGCCGCACTGGTTAGCACGGTCGTGTTGCTCGCCATCTACGTTGTCGTCGCTATCGCGGCTCAAGCCTACGGCGGCGTTCCGTTCCTCATTGCCAATCAGGAAGACGTGCTGAGTTCGCTGGGAACGCAGGTTTTAGGGTCGCCGTTCGACAAAATCCTCATCCTTTCGGTCCTCACGTCCGCAGCCGCCTCGACGCAAACCACTATTCTCCCGACGGCGCGAACGACGCTTTCGATGGCCCGCTACGAGGCTATTCCCGACGGCTTTGGGAAGGTTCATCCCCGATTTCTCACGCCCCATGTCTCGACGATATGGATGGGTGTGCTCTCCATTGTGTGGTATGTCGGTCTCACGCTCATCAGCCAAAACATCCTCTTTGACTCCCTCTCGGCCCTCGGGCTCATGATAGCGTTCTACTACGGTTTGACGGGGTTCGCTTGTGCGATTTACTACCGTAACGAACTCACGAAGAGCGTCAAAAACTTCGTACTAGTCGGAGTCACCCCGGTTGTGGGGGGACTCATCCTCACGTGGGCTCTCATTCAACAAGTCATCACCCTCTCGAATCCCGCGGAGGCCTACACGGGGTCACTCTTTGGCATCGGGGCACCGTTGGTAATCGCCATTGCGTCGCTGCTTCTCGGCATCCTGTTGATGCTGTGGATGCAGTACGTGAGTCCAGCGTTCTTCCGCCGGCACACCCAGACATCGGAACCGGATATCCTTAGTAAAGCCACTCATCACCGAAACCGATAG
- a CDS encoding 5-oxoprolinase subunit B family protein, which translates to MPAKRIQRTELPSPRYEHGGDDYVFVELDQEMSFDANFKAMAITQRIQDMDLPGLIEVCPANASYLIHFSPEEIEPDTLINELKELDREIHLSEYEWDTRIIDFPVLYDDPWTHETLMRFRDNHQDPNSTDLEYSARINDFENVDAFIDAHAGAPHMVTMIGFVPGLPWTFQMVPRDEQIEVPKYVQPRTDTPSRAVGYGGAFTAIYPVQGAGGYQLFGRTPVEVLDVEQNLPDFEDSMVFPQPGDIMNFRKIDRGEYDDIRADIEDGTFQYQYEEITFSPEEFFEDPESYNRKLMEVLDE; encoded by the coding sequence ATGCCTGCCAAACGGATTCAACGGACGGAGTTGCCGTCGCCACGATACGAACACGGTGGCGATGATTACGTCTTCGTCGAGTTAGACCAGGAGATGAGTTTCGATGCCAATTTCAAGGCGATGGCGATCACCCAACGAATTCAGGACATGGATTTGCCGGGGCTGATCGAAGTCTGCCCGGCGAACGCATCGTACCTCATCCATTTCAGTCCGGAGGAGATAGAACCCGACACGCTCATCAACGAGTTGAAAGAACTCGACCGGGAGATTCACCTCTCAGAATACGAATGGGACACACGCATTATCGACTTTCCCGTCCTCTACGACGACCCCTGGACACACGAAACGCTGATGCGCTTTCGTGATAACCACCAAGATCCTAATTCGACGGATTTGGAGTACTCAGCACGGATTAACGACTTCGAGAACGTAGACGCATTCATCGACGCTCACGCGGGTGCACCGCATATGGTGACGATGATCGGATTCGTTCCCGGACTCCCGTGGACGTTCCAGATGGTTCCACGGGACGAGCAGATCGAAGTGCCGAAATACGTCCAACCAAGGACCGATACGCCGAGTCGGGCCGTCGGCTACGGTGGAGCGTTTACCGCGATCTATCCGGTACAAGGGGCGGGAGGATACCAACTGTTCGGCCGAACGCCGGTCGAAGTGCTCGACGTGGAACAGAACCTCCCCGATTTCGAGGATTCGATGGTTTTCCCACAGCCCGGAGATATCATGAACTTCAGGAAGATCGACCGCGGCGAATATGACGATATCCGTGCGGATATCGAGGACGGAACGTTCCAGTATCAGTACGAAGAGATAACGTTCTCACCGGAGGAGTTCTTCGAAGATCCGGAATCGTACAACCGGAAGCTCATGGAGGTGCTGGACGAATGA
- a CDS encoding LLM class flavin-dependent oxidoreductase, with protein MPTDLLLPHVTNLDHTDLGIRAEVLGYDGLWLGELWGTSSVVQLTDIAVHTDSIELGTAIVNVFSRTPAVLAMTAATLNQVSDGRFRLGVGTSTKKAIEDLHGMDWDDPNPVRRAHETIELISAFLSDESPVNYDGDIFTVHDFPSLDTDVPIYHAALGKANRRVVARLCDGWIPHNIPFPKLEENFAYIVDQAERNTTIDVAPYVPAAVSDDVETAKDAIRGHIAYYVGNGRGYERAVAQQFPHIAPAVATAWRDGDRRTAAETVTDEMVEALGVAGTPEEARKQFQAIADIDCVTRPMVTIPSTADEEMTKRTIEELAPSSY; from the coding sequence ATGCCAACCGACCTGCTGTTACCACACGTTACAAATCTCGACCATACTGATCTCGGTATCCGCGCTGAGGTACTCGGCTACGATGGCCTTTGGCTCGGGGAACTGTGGGGCACGAGTTCCGTCGTTCAGCTCACGGATATTGCAGTACACACCGACTCCATCGAACTTGGTACTGCAATCGTCAATGTCTTCTCACGGACTCCCGCCGTATTGGCGATGACAGCTGCTACGCTCAATCAAGTCTCCGATGGCAGATTCCGACTTGGCGTCGGGACATCGACGAAGAAGGCTATCGAGGATCTCCACGGTATGGACTGGGACGACCCCAATCCAGTTCGACGGGCTCACGAGACTATCGAGCTTATTTCGGCATTCCTCAGCGATGAGAGCCCCGTCAATTACGATGGGGATATCTTCACTGTCCACGATTTTCCTTCGTTGGACACCGATGTTCCCATCTACCATGCTGCGCTTGGAAAGGCAAATAGGCGTGTCGTCGCCCGGCTCTGTGATGGCTGGATTCCCCACAACATCCCATTCCCGAAACTCGAGGAAAACTTCGCGTACATCGTTGATCAAGCGGAACGCAACACCACTATTGATGTCGCACCCTACGTCCCTGCGGCTGTTAGCGACGATGTCGAAACAGCCAAAGATGCGATCCGAGGCCATATTGCCTACTACGTCGGCAACGGTCGGGGGTACGAACGAGCGGTAGCCCAGCAGTTTCCGCATATTGCTCCAGCAGTCGCCACGGCGTGGCGGGATGGTGACCGTAGGACGGCCGCTGAGACCGTCACCGACGAAATGGTCGAAGCGCTTGGGGTTGCGGGCACACCGGAAGAAGCCCGCAAACAGTTCCAGGCTATCGCCGACATCGACTGTGTCACCCGGCCGATGGTGACTATTCCGAGCACCGCTGATGAGGAGATGACCAAGCGAACCATCGAAGAGCTAGCGCCGTCCAGCTACTGA
- a CDS encoding acetyl-CoA carboxylase: MTEKTTIKSPMPGVFYRRPDPGEDLFADVGDTVETGDVVGLVGVMKNFHDVTVERPGTITEFFVENEAEVTAGQELVEIEVDN; encoded by the coding sequence ATGACTGAAAAAACAACTATCAAATCCCCGATGCCCGGCGTTTTCTATCGTCGGCCGGACCCCGGTGAAGACCTGTTCGCGGACGTAGGAGACACTGTCGAGACCGGTGACGTCGTCGGTCTCGTCGGAGTGATGAAGAACTTTCACGATGTTACGGTCGAACGGCCGGGTACCATCACCGAATTTTTCGTCGAGAACGAGGCGGAAGTCACAGCAGGTCAGGAGTTAGTCGAGATCGAAGTGGACAACTAA
- a CDS encoding acetyl-CoA carboxylase biotin carboxylase subunit → MFDRVLVANRGEIAVRIIQACDELGVESVAVYSDADEHARHVRLADEARHIGPSVARESYLNQEPLLDAARDAAVDAVHPGYGFLAESTSFAAAVEASDFAWVGPPSDVMKRFGEKTEARKILQRAGVPIVPGTTEPVSDTDEIRQFADEHGYPIAIKADGGGGGRGLRVVSEAEEIESQFTNAQREGEAYFGNSNVYVERFLEQPRHIEVQILCDEHGTVRDLGERDCSIQRRQQKLIEETPSPALTEAEREEIRRAARLGAEEADYVNAGTVEFLYEDGEFYFLEVNARIQVEHPISEIVTGLDLVQWQLKIAAGEPITFDQSDVQMHGTAMEFRINAEDPTDDFAPMPGTIERYCPPRGIGTRVDDGIDQGDKISPYYDSLIAKFIVSAEDRTKLLRRGKRVLREAEIDGVPSTIPFHLAMLDDDSFRSGDYSTKYVDTEFEMPSETEK, encoded by the coding sequence ATGTTTGACCGTGTACTGGTCGCAAATCGGGGCGAAATCGCCGTTCGCATCATCCAGGCCTGCGACGAACTTGGCGTTGAATCAGTGGCAGTCTACAGCGATGCGGACGAACACGCTCGGCATGTTCGGCTCGCCGATGAGGCGCGCCACATCGGGCCGTCGGTCGCTCGCGAGAGTTATCTGAATCAGGAGCCCCTCCTCGACGCTGCGCGGGACGCGGCCGTCGATGCGGTCCATCCGGGATATGGGTTCCTCGCCGAGAGTACGTCGTTCGCCGCGGCGGTCGAAGCCAGCGACTTCGCCTGGGTCGGCCCGCCGAGTGACGTGATGAAACGATTCGGCGAAAAGACAGAGGCTCGGAAGATATTGCAACGAGCGGGCGTTCCCATCGTCCCTGGCACCACGGAACCGGTCTCCGATACCGACGAGATACGACAATTCGCCGACGAACACGGTTATCCGATAGCGATAAAAGCCGACGGCGGCGGTGGCGGTCGTGGGTTACGGGTCGTCAGCGAAGCCGAAGAGATCGAATCGCAGTTCACGAACGCCCAGCGGGAGGGGGAAGCGTACTTCGGCAACTCAAACGTGTACGTAGAGCGTTTTCTGGAACAACCGCGCCACATCGAAGTACAAATTCTGTGTGACGAACATGGTACTGTTCGTGACCTCGGGGAACGTGATTGCAGCATCCAACGTCGGCAGCAGAAACTCATCGAAGAAACGCCGAGTCCGGCACTGACCGAAGCTGAACGGGAGGAGATTCGACGCGCTGCGCGCCTCGGTGCTGAGGAGGCAGACTACGTGAACGCCGGGACAGTGGAGTTCCTCTACGAGGACGGAGAGTTCTACTTCCTGGAGGTGAACGCACGAATCCAAGTCGAGCACCCGATTTCGGAGATCGTCACCGGTCTTGACCTCGTCCAGTGGCAGCTCAAAATAGCCGCGGGGGAACCGATTACCTTCGACCAAAGCGATGTTCAAATGCACGGCACCGCGATGGAGTTCCGAATCAACGCCGAGGACCCGACCGACGATTTCGCTCCGATGCCGGGGACCATCGAGCGCTACTGTCCCCCTCGCGGAATCGGTACTCGGGTGGACGACGGCATCGACCAGGGCGACAAAATCAGTCCGTACTACGATTCCCTCATCGCCAAATTCATCGTTTCCGCGGAGGACCGAACCAAACTGCTCCGACGAGGAAAGCGAGTGCTTCGGGAAGCGGAAATTGACGGCGTCCCCTCGACAATCCCGTTCCATCTGGCGATGCTGGACGACGATAGCTTTCGCAGTGGTGATTACTCGACGAAGTACGTGGATACCGAGTTCGAAATGCCCTCTGAAACCGAAAAGTAG
- a CDS encoding class I SAM-dependent methyltransferase: MSSPEDGFDEAYTGTPPWDIGRPQSAVRSVFESQSFEGPFLDIGCGTGENALYLADRGYSVLGVDASSRAIEKARAKSKAHDGAEHVRFEVQDALSLDDLNEQFGTALDCGLFHVFDDEDRRSYVASLSTAVAPNGHVVVLCFSDREPGDWGPRRISEHELRAAFADGWMVETIEPTQFEVNADQEGISPSNDDSVEAWLAVVRRSDE; encoded by the coding sequence ATGAGTTCTCCCGAGGATGGATTCGACGAGGCATACACCGGCACGCCACCGTGGGATATCGGTCGGCCGCAGTCAGCAGTTCGCTCGGTATTCGAATCACAGTCGTTCGAGGGGCCGTTTCTCGACATCGGTTGCGGAACGGGTGAGAACGCGCTCTACCTCGCCGACCGGGGATACTCAGTGCTCGGAGTTGATGCGTCCTCCCGAGCAATCGAAAAAGCACGGGCGAAGTCGAAAGCGCACGATGGGGCGGAACACGTGCGTTTCGAGGTCCAAGACGCGTTGTCGCTCGACGACCTCAACGAGCAGTTCGGTACTGCCCTCGACTGTGGCTTGTTTCACGTTTTCGATGACGAGGACCGACGTAGCTACGTCGCATCGTTGAGCACCGCTGTGGCGCCAAACGGGCATGTCGTCGTCCTCTGTTTCAGCGACCGAGAGCCGGGGGACTGGGGACCACGGCGAATCAGCGAACACGAACTCCGAGCGGCGTTTGCCGACGGATGGATGGTAGAGACGATCGAACCGACTCAGTTCGAAGTCAACGCCGACCAGGAGGGGATCTCCCCTTCGAACGACGATAGCGTCGAAGCATGGCTCGCCGTCGTTAGACGATCCGATGAATGA
- a CDS encoding P-loop NTPase family protein — protein sequence MMDQQTPTLPTLDDGVTILNTDKRATGALHSLVLDHLLLEDGSAIWIDAHGHGTTQPLMRIAPSMHLLERIRIARAFTPWQHQSLLCALPAEITDETTLVVLPSFDWFYRSDDLSDKDGERMLSAGVDFLTEIADTLDAPILVTQQQTDSLTAPIREITTEVVRCEQTKFGPRFAGDDYETLVYPLGDGTVQTTFAFWKRVLTTRHPAITGVDTRTEVSVNGAY from the coding sequence ATGATGGATCAGCAGACACCAACACTCCCGACACTCGACGATGGCGTCACCATCCTCAACACGGACAAACGAGCGACCGGCGCACTTCACTCGCTCGTCCTCGACCATCTCCTACTGGAAGATGGTTCCGCCATCTGGATTGATGCTCACGGGCACGGAACAACACAACCACTGATGCGAATCGCACCATCAATGCACCTTCTGGAGCGTATTCGTATCGCTCGGGCATTCACACCGTGGCAGCACCAAAGCCTCCTGTGTGCCCTCCCTGCGGAGATAACGGACGAAACGACGCTCGTTGTACTCCCGTCTTTCGACTGGTTCTACCGATCGGACGATCTCTCGGACAAAGATGGCGAACGGATGCTATCAGCAGGTGTTGATTTTCTCACTGAAATCGCGGATACGCTTGACGCGCCGATTCTAGTGACACAACAACAAACTGACTCACTAACTGCCCCAATTCGAGAAATCACAACCGAGGTCGTTCGCTGTGAACAAACGAAGTTCGGACCACGATTTGCAGGCGACGACTATGAGACGTTGGTCTACCCGCTTGGTGATGGCACGGTACAGACAACATTTGCGTTCTGGAAACGTGTGCTGACGACACGCCATCCGGCCATTACTGGTGTCGATACTCGAACGGAGGTGAGCGTCAATGGGGCGTACTAA
- a CDS encoding Cdc6/Cdc18 family protein, whose product MIHDARVLQPQFIPDEVEHRNPEVNALSNTLKPIMDGQTGETSLLLGPSGVGKTCIANYTVERLRENVLDINTQYVNCWQDHTRFQVLYRILEGIGKTVDIHRRSTPKDELLDRLQGYNGPQFVVILDEADQLEDKSVLYDLYRMRNISMILIANREEELFSQLDGRLTSRLQTCVRIPFEKYHLDELVAILDARTRWGLSENAIGNEQLELIADAAAGDARIAIGILRNAARRADQSGSETITTDIVHEAVPDGHQEVRQKTLDQLNAHQRALYDILEEQGELNPGELYELYREQVDEPKTNRTVRNHLSKMEHYRLVVAEGKNRARTYRLR is encoded by the coding sequence ATGATACACGATGCTCGCGTCTTACAACCCCAATTCATCCCCGACGAAGTCGAGCATCGCAACCCGGAAGTCAACGCACTTTCGAACACGCTCAAACCCATCATGGACGGCCAGACCGGAGAAACATCGCTCTTACTGGGACCATCCGGCGTGGGAAAGACGTGTATCGCGAACTACACCGTCGAACGTCTCCGCGAGAACGTTCTTGACATCAACACTCAGTACGTCAACTGCTGGCAGGACCACACGCGCTTTCAGGTGCTCTACCGAATCCTCGAAGGTATCGGAAAAACGGTTGATATTCATCGTCGGTCGACGCCGAAGGACGAACTCCTTGACCGACTTCAGGGGTACAACGGCCCGCAATTCGTCGTCATCCTCGACGAGGCTGATCAACTCGAAGACAAGAGCGTTCTCTATGACCTTTATCGGATGCGCAACATCTCGATGATCCTCATCGCAAATCGCGAAGAAGAGCTGTTCAGCCAGCTCGATGGGCGCTTGACCAGTCGATTGCAGACATGTGTTCGCATTCCATTCGAGAAGTATCACCTCGACGAACTCGTCGCTATTCTCGACGCTCGCACTCGATGGGGACTTTCGGAAAACGCAATCGGAAACGAACAGTTGGAGCTGATTGCCGATGCTGCCGCCGGGGATGCGCGGATCGCGATCGGTATTCTCAGAAACGCGGCACGTCGTGCCGACCAATCGGGTAGTGAAACGATTACGACGGATATCGTCCACGAAGCTGTTCCGGATGGTCACCAGGAGGTGCGCCAGAAAACGCTCGATCAACTTAACGCACATCAGCGCGCCCTCTACGATATTTTGGAAGAACAAGGTGAACTCAATCCCGGCGAACTGTACGAGTTGTACCGGGAGCAGGTCGACGAGCCAAAGACGAATCGAACCGTCAGAAATCATCTCTCGAAAATGGAACATTATCGACTCGTTGTCGCGGAGGGGAAGAACCGAGCACGTACCTACCGGCTCCGCTAA
- a CDS encoding aspartate aminotransferase family protein → MSIGNKTHENPHETLFRERTQNSREFNKHAASITPLGVESNVRSFAPYPFYVERANGSYVYDIDGNEYLDLLLALGPIILGHGHPEIRAAVKEQVDTADVTATPQPISIVFMEKVAEMTPSIETVRLANSGTEATMHAIRVARSYTGKNIIAKPEGGYAGAHDYALQSVFASEEALGPANHPNTVSYGTGIPDAVSDTVVAFPFNDEEATEEILREQADDLAAVLLEPVMFSCGCLMPQQGYHEFLRELTDELGVVLIWDEVMTGFRLGPGSAQGRFGVIPDMTTFAKVAGGGYQMAGFGGRREIMDEIIPPESDEERTWDSSVFHGGTYNGHPVSAAAGLKALEILESGNVYTHIERLGDRLFTGLQEVADDVGVAANVQHIGSMGQIYMTDHDIRYYRDTWHSNETQFADWWLEAAGRGVVFGTPSQGERFFTTDSHTDEEIDHALEVAEEALRAVDHPYED, encoded by the coding sequence ATGAGCATCGGTAACAAGACACACGAAAATCCCCACGAAACGCTGTTTCGCGAGCGGACACAGAACAGTCGGGAATTTAACAAGCACGCTGCCTCCATTACACCCTTGGGGGTCGAATCGAATGTCCGTTCGTTCGCTCCGTATCCGTTTTACGTCGAACGAGCCAACGGGTCGTATGTCTATGATATCGATGGCAACGAGTATCTCGATTTGCTGCTCGCACTTGGACCGATCATCCTCGGTCACGGTCACCCCGAAATTCGGGCGGCAGTCAAAGAACAAGTCGATACCGCCGACGTAACGGCAACGCCACAGCCCATCTCCATCGTGTTCATGGAGAAAGTCGCAGAGATGACGCCGAGCATCGAAACCGTCCGGCTTGCCAACAGCGGTACTGAGGCGACAATGCATGCGATTCGCGTCGCCCGCTCATACACAGGAAAAAACATCATCGCCAAGCCGGAGGGTGGATACGCCGGTGCGCATGACTACGCCCTCCAGAGTGTATTCGCGAGTGAAGAAGCACTCGGCCCAGCAAACCATCCCAACACAGTATCATACGGAACGGGTATTCCGGACGCCGTGAGCGACACCGTCGTCGCATTCCCGTTCAATGATGAGGAAGCAACCGAGGAGATCCTTCGTGAGCAGGCCGACGATCTTGCGGCAGTACTACTCGAACCCGTGATGTTCTCCTGTGGCTGTCTGATGCCACAACAGGGATATCACGAGTTTCTACGTGAGTTGACCGACGAACTGGGAGTCGTTCTTATTTGGGACGAAGTGATGACCGGATTCCGTCTCGGACCAGGGAGTGCACAGGGTCGGTTCGGTGTAATTCCGGACATGACTACCTTCGCCAAAGTTGCGGGCGGCGGTTATCAGATGGCTGGCTTTGGTGGCCGCCGCGAAATTATGGACGAAATCATTCCACCAGAAAGCGACGAAGAACGAACATGGGACTCCTCGGTGTTCCACGGCGGGACGTACAACGGACATCCGGTATCCGCTGCAGCAGGTCTCAAAGCCCTCGAAATCCTTGAATCAGGCAATGTATATACTCATATCGAACGACTCGGCGATCGACTCTTCACCGGTTTACAGGAGGTTGCAGACGATGTTGGCGTGGCAGCCAACGTCCAGCACATCGGCTCGATGGGACAGATCTACATGACCGACCACGACATCCGCTACTACCGTGATACCTGGCATTCGAACGAAACACAGTTCGCGGACTGGTGGCTCGAAGCCGCCGGTCGTGGGGTCGTTTTCGGCACCCCGAGCCAAGGTGAACGGTTCTTTACGACGGACTCGCATACCGATGAGGAGATCGACCACGCACTCGAAGTCGCCGAAGAAGCGCTTCGAGCAGTCGATCATCCATACGAGGACTAA
- a CDS encoding 5-oxoprolinase subunit C family protein translates to MIKVLEPGISTTVQDLGRYGHYHIGMPPSGAMDQFSHKVANYLVGNDEDRATLEITYQGPDLKFEEDAVVAIAGADMNATIDDEPISNWTSHRVDAGDILSFDFATEGARSYLAIAGGIDVPLTMDSRSTYTLIGIGGYDGRQLQEGDSLSVEDDGDHSAHIDSQVSDEHRPTYGDMGPIRVVMGLCDYRLTDESKAEFLETEWTVTPEADRVGYRLDGIDLEFIEREQPFGAGTDPSNVVDLGYPVGSIQVPEQPIVLMRDAVTGGGYATIGTVISPDRNRLAQHQTHQSFSFESVTVDEALDARRHLTERLEAIRSSINE, encoded by the coding sequence ATGATCAAAGTGTTAGAACCCGGAATTTCGACGACGGTACAAGATCTCGGACGATACGGCCACTATCATATCGGGATGCCGCCGTCGGGTGCAATGGACCAGTTCTCTCACAAGGTCGCGAACTATCTCGTGGGCAACGATGAAGACCGCGCGACGTTAGAAATCACGTATCAGGGACCGGACCTCAAATTCGAGGAGGACGCTGTTGTGGCGATCGCCGGGGCGGACATGAACGCGACCATCGACGACGAACCGATATCCAACTGGACATCCCATCGAGTAGACGCAGGCGACATCCTTTCGTTCGATTTCGCGACCGAGGGTGCTCGGAGCTATCTCGCCATCGCCGGGGGAATAGACGTACCGCTCACGATGGATAGCCGATCGACGTACACACTTATCGGAATCGGTGGATACGATGGGAGACAACTCCAAGAGGGAGACTCGCTCTCGGTCGAGGACGACGGCGATCACTCGGCGCACATTGACAGCCAGGTATCGGACGAACACCGACCGACGTACGGCGATATGGGGCCGATTCGCGTGGTAATGGGACTGTGTGACTACCGTCTCACCGACGAGAGCAAGGCGGAGTTCCTGGAAACAGAATGGACCGTGACCCCCGAGGCCGACCGCGTCGGCTACCGTCTCGATGGGATCGACCTCGAGTTCATCGAGCGAGAACAGCCATTCGGCGCGGGGACGGATCCGTCAAACGTCGTTGATCTCGGATATCCCGTCGGGTCGATTCAGGTCCCGGAACAGCCCATTGTCTTGATGCGCGATGCGGTGACGGGCGGCGGATATGCGACGATCGGTACGGTCATCAGTCCGGACCGAAATCGCCTCGCACAGCATCAAACCCATCAGTCGTTCTCCTTCGAGTCAGTGACAGTCGACGAGGCGCTCGACGCCCGTAGACACCTCACCGAACGGCTGGAAGCGATACGTTCCTCGATCAATGAGTAG
- a CDS encoding aldehyde dehydrogenase family protein — MADTTFTGTLEQNHVQAIEQATDGLTIDAKLDGQSVSAQSGERFETSDPALKEPITSIARCKEPDIDGAVTSARAAFEREWRTTTPQDRAAIIYKWTATLRNHLDELALLESLDTCRRGNRRKGRCTGDGRETTRKSVRSGDMHEFVGGAGIRIDEMRIA, encoded by the coding sequence ATGGCAGACACGACATTTACGGGAACACTCGAACAAAATCACGTGCAGGCAATTGAACAAGCCACAGACGGACTGACCATCGATGCGAAGTTAGATGGCCAATCCGTTTCGGCACAGAGCGGCGAACGTTTCGAAACATCCGACCCGGCACTCAAAGAACCGATAACCTCTATCGCGCGATGTAAAGAACCTGATATTGACGGAGCAGTGACGTCCGCACGTGCAGCCTTTGAACGGGAATGGCGAACCACCACGCCGCAGGATCGCGCGGCGATAATTTACAAATGGACGGCAACGTTGCGTAACCACCTCGACGAACTCGCCTTGCTCGAAAGTCTCGATACGTGTCGCCGCGGCAATCGTCGTAAAGGGAGATGCACTGGTGACGGGCGTGAAACCACCCGAAAAAGCGTTCGATCCGGCGACATGCATGAATTTGTTGGAGGAGCAGGTATTCGAATCGATGAGATGCGGATAGCGTGA